One genomic window of Halobellus limi includes the following:
- a CDS encoding GNAT family N-acetyltransferase — protein MSRDRRFPDEVAGPFEGPPRRFEDREGREIEIRAHDGSEREYEALAAMYDEFDPADRAQGIPPSDERRIREWLDNVFCDACLNVVAWDGDTAAGHATLVPDDDAHELAIFVLQEYQEAGIGTHLMEALLGHGVESGVEKVWLTVERWNQPAVGLYKKIGFEICDSESFEMEMAIRLTDGSDEGG, from the coding sequence ATGAGCCGAGATCGACGGTTCCCCGACGAGGTCGCCGGGCCGTTCGAGGGCCCGCCGCGGCGGTTCGAGGACCGAGAGGGGCGCGAGATCGAGATCCGGGCACACGACGGCAGTGAGCGGGAGTACGAGGCGCTCGCGGCGATGTACGACGAGTTCGACCCGGCCGACCGCGCGCAGGGGATCCCCCCGAGCGACGAGCGCCGCATCCGAGAGTGGCTCGACAACGTCTTTTGTGACGCCTGTCTGAACGTCGTCGCGTGGGACGGCGACACCGCCGCGGGACACGCCACGCTCGTCCCCGACGACGACGCCCACGAACTGGCGATCTTCGTGCTGCAGGAGTATCAGGAGGCCGGGATCGGAACGCATCTGATGGAGGCGCTGCTCGGCCACGGGGTCGAGTCGGGCGTCGAGAAGGTGTGGCTCACGGTCGAGCGGTGGAACCAGCCGGCCGTGGGGCTCTACAAGAAGATCGGCTTCGAGATCTGCGACTCCGAGAGCTTCGAGATGGAGATGGCGATCCGCCTGACGGACGGCAGCGACGAGGGCGGATAG
- a CDS encoding universal stress protein, which yields MTDRRPLSVDLVLAPVDASDESTDAVAYAAAIASKYDARVHVVHVLGEEVVREIEEGVVDDAQVAADGEAIMEAAERIAAEHEVPLSTSVAYGFSTKMKLRHPGSVVLDTAEELDADFLVVPREPVSGDPGEVLAKAAEYVLLYASQPVLSV from the coding sequence ATGACCGACCGCCGACCGCTGTCCGTCGACCTCGTGCTCGCCCCGGTCGACGCGAGCGACGAGTCGACCGACGCGGTAGCGTACGCCGCCGCGATCGCTTCCAAGTACGACGCGAGGGTCCACGTCGTCCACGTCCTGGGCGAGGAGGTCGTCCGCGAGATCGAGGAGGGGGTCGTCGACGACGCGCAGGTCGCCGCGGACGGCGAAGCGATCATGGAGGCGGCCGAGCGGATCGCCGCGGAACACGAGGTCCCGCTGTCGACGTCCGTCGCGTACGGGTTCTCGACGAAGATGAAGCTCAGACACCCCGGGAGCGTCGTCCTCGACACCGCCGAGGAACTCGACGCCGACTTCCTCGTCGTCCCCCGCGAGCCGGTCTCGGGCGACCCCGGCGAGGTGCTCGCGAAGGCCGCAGAGTACGTGCTGCTGTACGCGAGCCAGCCGGTGCTGTCCGTTTGA
- a CDS encoding arylsulfotransferase family protein has translation MPSRRTVRGLFAALVLLSAATLVGGYVQAERTNDQVTGDPGVEQAFRSGDRSPVVAPRSNVTVVATDSNAFVTDENDAPRAQAELVAFAPDGSIHYYENRHTRYWDVDPISGTDATVEFVYADHLDASECGGDSVCTRNGVERVNLTTGERTDVFSRITPGKHSTRWHDVDRVDDERLLVADIARDRVFVANTTTGLTEWEWDAQSDFDVASGGPFPDDWTHLNDVEHVEIDGRDAVMVSLRNHDQVAFVDFERGLLENWTLGSDGDHDTLYEQHNPDYIPPEHGGPAVLVADSENSRIVEYQRANGSWERSWTWSDRRMQWARDADRLPNGHTLVTDSNGDRVFEIDTDGEIVWSATVGFPYESERLGTGDESAGGESAAPLGLSSRSPDLDDASVSDRLVAALPPKVVNGISYLLPRWVGALEGLAALVLLLSLPSWGLVEYRRSARTIELGSPIRFGRK, from the coding sequence ATGCCCTCCCGCCGGACGGTCCGTGGACTCTTCGCCGCACTCGTTCTCCTCTCGGCCGCTACGCTCGTCGGCGGATACGTCCAGGCCGAACGGACGAACGACCAGGTGACCGGCGATCCGGGCGTCGAACAGGCGTTCCGATCGGGGGATCGGTCGCCCGTCGTCGCGCCCAGATCGAACGTCACGGTCGTCGCGACCGACTCGAACGCGTTCGTGACCGACGAGAACGACGCCCCTCGCGCGCAGGCCGAACTCGTCGCCTTCGCTCCCGACGGATCGATACACTACTACGAGAACCGACACACGCGCTACTGGGACGTCGATCCCATCTCCGGGACCGACGCCACCGTCGAGTTCGTCTACGCCGACCACCTCGACGCCTCCGAGTGCGGCGGCGACTCCGTCTGCACGCGAAACGGCGTCGAGCGGGTCAACCTCACGACCGGCGAGCGGACGGACGTCTTCAGCCGGATCACGCCCGGCAAGCACTCCACGCGGTGGCACGACGTCGACCGCGTCGACGACGAGCGCCTGCTCGTGGCCGACATCGCCCGCGACCGCGTCTTCGTCGCGAACACGACGACCGGACTCACCGAGTGGGAGTGGGACGCCCAGTCGGACTTCGACGTCGCGAGCGGCGGTCCGTTCCCCGACGACTGGACGCATCTCAACGACGTCGAGCACGTCGAGATCGACGGTCGGGACGCGGTGATGGTGAGTCTCCGCAACCACGATCAGGTCGCGTTCGTCGACTTCGAGCGCGGACTGCTGGAGAACTGGACCCTCGGATCCGACGGCGACCACGACACGCTGTACGAACAGCACAACCCGGACTACATCCCGCCCGAGCACGGCGGCCCCGCGGTGCTCGTCGCCGACTCGGAGAACAGCCGGATCGTCGAGTACCAGCGCGCGAACGGGTCGTGGGAGCGCTCTTGGACCTGGAGCGATCGCCGGATGCAGTGGGCCCGCGACGCCGACCGACTGCCGAACGGGCACACGCTCGTGACCGACTCCAACGGCGACCGCGTCTTCGAGATCGACACCGACGGTGAGATCGTCTGGTCTGCGACGGTCGGCTTCCCCTACGAGTCCGAACGGCTCGGGACGGGCGACGAGAGCGCGGGCGGCGAGAGCGCCGCGCCGCTCGGTCTGTCGTCGCGGTCGCCGGACCTCGATGACGCTTCCGTGTCGGATCGGCTCGTCGCGGCGCTCCCCCCGAAGGTCGTCAACGGGATCTCGTATCTGTTGCCGCGGTGGGTCGGCGCGCTCGAAGGACTGGCGGCGCTCGTGCTGCTCCTCTCGCTCCCGTCGTGGGGGCTCGTCGAGTACCGTCGCTCCGCCCGCACGATCGAACTCGGATCGCCGATTCGCTTCGGACGAAAATGA
- a CDS encoding ABC transporter substrate-binding protein, whose translation MSQSSSGYGVRRRAVIGTLGAGASAGLGGCLRRARSIAGWDSMDPVSLRIKTLPADSDPYALHAARTITSWYRAAGIDAQVVPVSEEELLRQVLLNKNFDVFLVRMAARQRDPDALYGLLHSQFADARGWQNPFGYADLDVDEWLETQRRSTGDRRREAVAELQRSIARSQPFTVVGFPDEIRAARRGNYTNWQSANFRSPQGYLTLGRIVEGTAEGGDDADSVLRVVGTDRRATENLNPLSVEYRRSGVLTGLLYDAIGQPTPEGTTPWLAESWAFAESDDGPRATVRLRSDQTWHDGEPVTAEDVAFTYALLADTSLGSSEGQDGETAAETRVPAPRFQGRIGLVDDVRTPAADRVVFQFGDCSPRVATRAFTVPVLPKHVWQDRTDAVSISGIEVGSATEALVTNNIPPVGSGPLRFVQNTPRESLHLEANESHFLFDDEGTGARPGVGPPAFDRLVLQVVGSDDAAVGVVADGGADVTGTPVGADTVPRIGRTADLGLLVQRSTSPYVVGYNTQTPPLTNPRFRHALARLIDRSHLAAEVFDGYVRPAVRLLEGTEWVPEELRWDGADPVTPFLGTEGEVDAARARTEFRDAGFQYEDGRLVRGQ comes from the coding sequence ATGTCGCAGTCGTCGAGCGGGTACGGCGTCCGCCGTCGGGCGGTCATCGGAACCCTCGGTGCGGGAGCCTCCGCCGGCCTCGGGGGCTGTCTGCGCCGGGCCCGTTCGATCGCGGGCTGGGATTCGATGGACCCCGTGTCCCTCCGAATCAAGACGCTCCCCGCGGATTCGGACCCCTACGCACTCCACGCGGCGCGGACGATCACGTCGTGGTACCGGGCGGCCGGGATCGACGCGCAGGTCGTTCCGGTGTCCGAGGAGGAACTCCTCCGGCAGGTGCTTTTGAACAAGAACTTCGACGTGTTTCTCGTCCGGATGGCGGCGCGCCAGCGGGATCCGGACGCCCTGTACGGCCTGCTACACTCGCAGTTCGCCGACGCGCGGGGGTGGCAGAACCCCTTCGGGTACGCCGATCTCGACGTCGACGAGTGGCTGGAGACCCAACGTCGCTCGACCGGCGACCGGAGACGGGAGGCGGTCGCCGAGCTACAGCGATCGATCGCCCGCTCCCAACCGTTCACCGTCGTCGGGTTCCCCGACGAGATCCGGGCCGCGCGAAGAGGGAACTACACGAACTGGCAGAGCGCGAACTTCCGGTCACCACAGGGGTATCTAACGCTGGGACGAATCGTCGAAGGAACCGCTGAAGGGGGCGACGACGCGGATTCGGTGCTCCGTGTCGTGGGGACCGATCGCCGGGCGACGGAGAACCTGAATCCCCTCTCCGTGGAGTACCGGCGCTCCGGCGTGTTGACCGGGTTGTTGTACGACGCTATCGGACAGCCCACTCCCGAAGGGACGACCCCGTGGCTCGCGGAGTCCTGGGCGTTCGCCGAGAGCGACGATGGACCCCGGGCGACGGTCCGGTTGCGCTCGGATCAAACGTGGCACGACGGAGAGCCCGTGACCGCCGAGGACGTCGCCTTCACGTACGCGCTCTTGGCGGACACGTCGCTCGGTTCGTCGGAGGGGCAGGACGGCGAGACGGCGGCAGAAACACGCGTTCCAGCACCGCGGTTTCAGGGACGGATCGGACTCGTCGACGACGTCCGGACGCCCGCCGCCGACAGGGTCGTCTTCCAGTTCGGCGACTGCTCCCCGCGGGTAGCGACACGTGCGTTCACCGTGCCGGTCCTGCCGAAGCACGTCTGGCAGGATCGGACGGATGCCGTCTCGATCAGCGGCATCGAGGTCGGGAGCGCGACGGAGGCGCTCGTGACGAACAACATCCCACCGGTCGGAAGCGGCCCGCTCCGATTCGTGCAGAACACGCCACGAGAGTCACTGCACTTGGAGGCGAACGAGAGCCACTTCCTCTTCGACGACGAGGGCACGGGCGCGCGGCCGGGCGTCGGCCCGCCGGCGTTCGATCGCCTGGTGCTTCAGGTGGTCGGCTCCGACGACGCCGCCGTCGGGGTCGTCGCCGACGGCGGTGCCGACGTGACGGGGACACCGGTCGGTGCGGACACGGTCCCGCGGATCGGTCGGACCGCGGACCTCGGGCTTCTCGTCCAGCGGTCGACGTCGCCGTACGTCGTCGGGTACAACACGCAGACGCCACCGCTCACGAATCCCCGGTTCAGGCACGCCCTCGCGCGCCTGATCGACCGGTCGCACCTGGCTGCGGAGGTGTTCGACGGCTACGTACGGCCCGCGGTGAGGCTCCTCGAGGGGACCGAGTGGGTACCGGAGGAACTCCGGTGGGACGGGGCCGACCCGGTGACGCCGTTCCTCGGTACGGAGGGTGAAGTAGACGCCGCACGAGCGAGAACGGAGTTCCGAGACGCCGGATTCCAGTACGAGGACGGACGACTCGTGAGGGGGCAGTAA
- a CDS encoding phosphatase PAP2 family protein has product MALVDVLLQVGVVVAVGHLLAMLLVVERNQQRRGRRIGSAVARVRSNLTSVAPTLGVLAAVLAVNKVVRDVGVELSWLIGINLTGYIYLLESQFVAAVQSFAHPVLTTYFGFVYVFGYTFLLTFPVLAYAVCERSRPLRVLFLTYILNYAFGLCCYVLFVAYGPRNFMPELVDPLLYTSWPQSQLLVQQVNVNTNVFPSLHTSLSATVALLAYRFRAVYPRWLPVATVLAVSITVSTMYLGIHWATDVVAGIAVAWASVELATRIDDGALSGWLRRLQGRESEAVRR; this is encoded by the coding sequence ATGGCGCTCGTAGACGTGCTGCTGCAGGTCGGCGTCGTGGTGGCAGTCGGTCACCTACTCGCGATGCTGCTCGTCGTAGAGCGGAACCAGCAGCGACGCGGCCGCCGAATCGGCTCGGCGGTCGCCCGGGTTCGATCGAACCTGACGTCTGTCGCACCCACGCTCGGCGTCCTCGCCGCCGTCCTCGCCGTCAACAAGGTCGTTCGCGACGTCGGCGTCGAGCTGTCGTGGCTCATCGGAATCAACCTGACGGGGTACATCTACCTGCTCGAATCGCAGTTCGTCGCGGCAGTGCAGAGTTTCGCGCACCCGGTCTTGACGACGTACTTCGGGTTCGTCTACGTCTTCGGGTACACGTTCCTCCTGACGTTCCCGGTGCTCGCGTACGCGGTCTGTGAGCGGTCGCGGCCGCTGCGTGTGCTGTTTCTCACGTACATTCTGAACTACGCGTTCGGGCTCTGCTGTTACGTCCTGTTCGTCGCCTACGGCCCGCGGAACTTCATGCCGGAGCTGGTCGACCCGCTGTTGTACACGAGCTGGCCGCAGTCGCAGTTGCTCGTCCAGCAGGTCAACGTGAACACGAACGTGTTCCCGTCGCTGCACACGTCGCTGTCGGCGACGGTCGCGCTCTTGGCCTACCGGTTCCGAGCGGTGTACCCCCGTTGGCTGCCGGTCGCGACCGTGCTGGCCGTCTCGATCACCGTGTCGACGATGTACCTGGGCATCCACTGGGCGACCGACGTCGTCGCCGGAATCGCCGTCGCCTGGGCGAGCGTCGAACTCGCGACGCGGATCGACGACGGGGCGCTCTCGGGATGGCTGCGTCGCCTGCAGGGACGCGAGAGCGAGGCGGTTCGGCGGTGA
- a CDS encoding universal stress protein: MFETIVIATDGSESVRRAVDVALDLADRFDAEVHCLYVVDEGDVASSPERLRDEMEDALVERGEEAIDEVRDSTERAVVAAVEEGRPASEIDEYARDVDADVVVMGTRGRHGENRFLIGSVAERVVRTCPIPVLTVRQLADDEGEAELTGTPETV, translated from the coding sequence ATGTTCGAGACGATCGTCATCGCGACGGACGGCTCCGAGAGCGTCAGGCGGGCCGTCGACGTGGCGCTCGACCTCGCCGATCGGTTCGACGCCGAGGTGCACTGCCTGTACGTGGTCGACGAGGGCGACGTGGCGTCCTCGCCGGAGCGCCTCCGCGACGAGATGGAAGACGCGCTGGTCGAACGGGGGGAAGAGGCGATCGACGAAGTCCGCGATTCGACCGAGCGCGCGGTCGTCGCCGCCGTCGAGGAGGGCCGTCCGGCGTCCGAGATCGACGAGTACGCCCGCGACGTCGACGCCGACGTCGTCGTGATGGGGACGCGCGGAAGACACGGGGAAAACCGCTTTCTCATCGGCTCGGTCGCCGAGCGCGTGGTCCGGACCTGTCCGATTCCGGTGCTGACCGTCCGGCAACTCGCCGACGACGAGGGCGAGGCGGAGTTGACGGGCACGCCAGAGACGGTCTGA
- a CDS encoding DHH family phosphoesterase, which translates to MEDELIDSASLSLSRKSQLPGTGFFYPDSLDEDRAEERVAEAVDGAEAVVVADTDADGLGCVALIREVYDATLEWATFEDDLSERVGRWETDGADEDTGSEDDADVTDDEADEGPRSTVALVGAGPYSLDEALENVAEHAPEGIDLYVCDLCPDEYEWIAAELDAAASVASSVAWYDHHQWSDETVAAVRESGVDLVVGESDEECTVDVALRSLDHDFDERWAELAAVTRDHDLWLKEDGRSDDLADYAYWTDPEEYVTVVGRFGVDLPEVVREYIELRRVEKEELIEAAVSRAEMKSVGPWTVGVTYGRCSQNEVAESLREQGADAAVVVKPAGSASIRGSEGFERAHEVAGHVNGGGHPKAAGCKPDIYDDMLDYAHHWTTQGATAKRVILRAFERVAAEVEAEADEKTGDGDE; encoded by the coding sequence ATGGAAGACGAACTCATCGACAGCGCGAGTCTCTCGCTGTCCCGGAAGTCCCAGCTCCCCGGGACGGGCTTCTTCTATCCCGACTCCCTCGACGAGGACCGGGCGGAAGAACGGGTCGCAGAAGCCGTCGACGGCGCGGAAGCGGTCGTCGTCGCCGACACCGACGCCGACGGACTCGGATGCGTCGCGCTGATCCGCGAGGTGTACGACGCGACGCTCGAATGGGCGACGTTCGAGGACGACCTCTCCGAACGCGTCGGTCGCTGGGAAACCGACGGAGCGGACGAGGACACGGGTTCCGAGGACGACGCCGACGTGACCGACGACGAGGCCGACGAGGGCCCCCGGTCGACCGTCGCCCTCGTCGGGGCCGGCCCGTACTCGCTGGACGAGGCGCTCGAAAACGTCGCCGAGCACGCTCCCGAGGGGATCGATCTCTACGTCTGCGACCTCTGTCCCGACGAGTACGAGTGGATCGCAGCGGAACTCGACGCCGCCGCCTCGGTCGCGTCGTCGGTGGCGTGGTACGACCACCACCAGTGGAGCGACGAGACCGTCGCGGCGGTCCGCGAGTCGGGCGTCGACCTCGTCGTCGGCGAGTCCGACGAGGAGTGCACGGTCGACGTGGCGCTGCGGTCGCTCGATCACGACTTCGACGAGCGGTGGGCCGAACTCGCGGCGGTCACGCGGGATCACGACCTCTGGCTGAAGGAAGACGGCAGGAGCGACGACCTCGCGGACTACGCCTACTGGACGGACCCCGAGGAGTACGTCACGGTCGTCGGGCGGTTCGGCGTCGATCTCCCGGAGGTCGTTCGAGAGTACATCGAACTCCGGCGCGTCGAGAAGGAGGAACTGATCGAGGCGGCCGTCTCCCGCGCGGAGATGAAGTCCGTCGGCCCGTGGACGGTCGGCGTCACCTACGGTCGGTGCTCCCAGAACGAGGTCGCCGAGTCGCTTCGGGAGCAGGGAGCCGACGCCGCGGTCGTCGTCAAGCCCGCCGGCAGCGCGAGCATCCGCGGCTCGGAGGGGTTCGAACGGGCCCACGAGGTCGCCGGACACGTCAACGGCGGCGGCCACCCGAAAGCCGCGGGGTGCAAGCCGGACATCTACGACGACATGCTGGATTACGCCCACCACTGGACGACACAGGGCGCGACGGCCAAACGCGTCATCCTCCGCGCGTTCGAGCGAGTCGCCGCCGAAGTCGAAGCGGAGGCGGACGAGAAGACGGGGGACGGAGACGAGTAG
- a CDS encoding DUF5807 family protein, whose amino-acid sequence MSQLDAFLAGERHDDVALFLTEEYLDSQGKLPKMGETVDSGYVLVVPGDDGRRAFAAGTGMDAMEFARGAMESRGHISRSLDGGECPEAETAGSGDDATDADSEDDVADGDHDVEFIFAFSEAQNEEVGGLYARGAVVHAYAHCACGASYSDKWVVGAEDETGVQPGESEPAEGAE is encoded by the coding sequence ATGAGCCAACTCGACGCGTTCCTCGCCGGGGAGCGCCACGACGACGTCGCGCTGTTTCTGACCGAGGAGTACCTCGACAGCCAGGGCAAACTCCCGAAGATGGGCGAGACCGTCGACTCGGGCTACGTACTCGTCGTCCCCGGCGACGACGGTCGACGCGCGTTCGCCGCCGGCACCGGGATGGACGCGATGGAGTTCGCCCGCGGAGCGATGGAGTCGCGGGGACACATCTCCCGGAGCCTCGACGGCGGGGAGTGCCCCGAGGCGGAGACCGCCGGCTCCGGGGACGACGCTACTGACGCCGATTCCGAGGACGACGTCGCCGACGGCGACCACGACGTCGAGTTCATCTTCGCGTTCTCGGAGGCACAAAACGAGGAGGTCGGCGGGCTCTACGCCCGCGGTGCGGTCGTTCACGCCTACGCCCACTGCGCCTGCGGTGCGAGCTACTCGGACAAGTGGGTCGTCGGCGCCGAGGACGAGACGGGCGTCCAGCCCGGCGAGTCGGAGCCGGCCGAGGGAGCCGAATAG
- a CDS encoding DUF7563 family protein, which yields MPRCENCGSFVTAEYVRVFAPNGMDHPRVCPNCEDKVRDGADVREARATRH from the coding sequence ATGCCGAGATGCGAGAACTGCGGGTCGTTCGTCACTGCGGAGTACGTCCGGGTGTTCGCACCGAACGGGATGGACCATCCCCGGGTCTGTCCGAACTGTGAGGACAAGGTTCGCGACGGGGCCGACGTCCGCGAGGCGCGCGCGACGAGACACTGA
- the truA gene encoding tRNA pseudouridine(38-40) synthase TruA has product MRAFRIAYDGRPFHGFQRQPSVPTVEDAIFDALDSLGVFDRGSRGRPPGYAAAGRTDAGVSALAQTVAFECPEWCTPRALNGELPADVRAWAAAEAPDGFHATHDAARREYVYDLYGPGLDDERAAAAAAALSGEHDFHNLTPDTRGTVRDVSIETGRDGDFLSLRVAAGGFPRALVRRLASVIRGVAAGDRTVESVHRLLGSEPLDGPEGVPSAPPEPLLLADVVYPRLDFERDERGVESAADVFAARRRDAHVRARVADRIVDGVVR; this is encoded by the coding sequence TTGCGAGCGTTCCGGATCGCCTACGACGGGCGGCCGTTCCACGGCTTCCAGCGCCAGCCGTCGGTCCCGACCGTCGAGGACGCGATATTCGACGCGCTCGATTCCCTCGGCGTGTTCGACCGGGGGTCACGGGGCCGACCGCCGGGGTACGCCGCCGCCGGTCGGACCGACGCGGGCGTCTCCGCGCTCGCACAGACGGTCGCGTTCGAGTGTCCCGAGTGGTGCACGCCGCGAGCGCTGAACGGCGAACTGCCCGCGGACGTTCGGGCGTGGGCCGCCGCGGAGGCGCCCGACGGCTTTCACGCCACGCACGACGCGGCCCGTCGCGAGTACGTCTACGACCTCTACGGGCCGGGGCTCGACGACGAGCGCGCCGCCGCTGCCGCCGCGGCGCTCAGCGGCGAACACGACTTCCACAACCTCACGCCGGACACGCGAGGAACGGTCCGCGACGTGTCGATCGAGACCGGCCGCGACGGCGACTTCCTGTCGCTGCGCGTCGCCGCCGGCGGCTTCCCGCGAGCGCTCGTCCGCCGGCTCGCGTCGGTGATCCGGGGCGTCGCCGCCGGCGATCGGACCGTCGAGAGCGTGCACCGACTCCTCGGCTCGGAACCGCTCGACGGCCCCGAGGGCGTCCCCTCGGCCCCACCGGAACCGCTGCTGCTGGCGGACGTCGTCTACCCTCGGCTCGATTTCGAACGCGACGAGCGCGGCGTCGAGAGCGCCGCCGACGTGTTCGCCGCTCGGCGGCGCGACGCGCACGTTCGTGCCCGCGTCGCAGATCGGATCGTCGACGGCGTCGTGAGGTGA
- a CDS encoding universal stress protein: MYETILTPVDGSAPSEAAADHAIELARDADATLAVVSVVDVAALSAAKLDTEALLDGYEAEAERHVAAVAERARESGVDVETAVVRGAPYQSILDRVDAVGADLVVMGSHGRRGLERYLLGSTTERVLRLSPVPVLVLRGEERDYRDPDADGRVEPADE; encoded by the coding sequence ATGTACGAGACGATTCTCACCCCCGTCGACGGGAGCGCGCCGAGCGAGGCGGCCGCCGACCACGCGATCGAACTCGCGCGGGACGCCGACGCGACGCTCGCCGTCGTCTCGGTCGTCGACGTCGCAGCGCTCTCGGCGGCCAAACTCGACACGGAGGCGCTGCTCGACGGCTACGAGGCCGAGGCCGAACGCCACGTCGCGGCGGTCGCCGAACGCGCCCGCGAGTCGGGCGTCGACGTCGAAACCGCCGTGGTTCGCGGCGCGCCGTATCAGTCCATTCTGGACCGCGTCGACGCCGTCGGCGCCGACCTCGTCGTGATGGGCAGTCACGGTCGGCGCGGCCTCGAGCGCTACCTCCTCGGGAGCACGACCGAACGCGTTCTCAGGCTCTCTCCGGTCCCGGTGCTCGTCCTCCGCGGTGAGGAGCGTGACTATCGGGACCCCGACGCGGACGGGCGAGTCGAACCGGCCGATGAGTAG
- the hisS gene encoding histidine--tRNA ligase, whose protein sequence is MYDRLKGFRDFYPEEMAPRREVIDTLEDAAARYGFREISTPALERTEMYVDKSGEEIVEELYAFEDRGGREVSLTPELTPTVARMVVAKQQELSKPIKWYSTRPFWRFEQVQQGRFREFYQTNVDIFGSSEPEADAEILAFAADALTGLGLTGEDFEFRVSHRDILGGLLRAFDADVDAREAIRAVDKRAKVEKTEYLGLLSDAGLSYEQAEAFDDLVTAGDLDEIAEFGGDDVASAVENLREVLAAAEDFGAREFCEVSLTTARGLDYYTGVVFECFDSTGEISRSVFGGGRYDDLIESFGGQPTPAVGVAPGLAPLSLLCQRAGVWAEEALTTDYYVLTVGDTRDVAARIARDLRAAGNVVEADVSDRSFGAQMGYADSVNAETVVIVGEQDLANGEVTVKDMGSGEQTTVPVEEFPGERASPTLEDLD, encoded by the coding sequence ATGTACGACCGACTCAAGGGCTTTCGGGACTTCTACCCCGAGGAGATGGCCCCCCGGCGGGAGGTCATCGACACGCTGGAGGACGCCGCCGCGCGCTACGGCTTCCGCGAGATATCCACGCCCGCGCTCGAACGGACGGAGATGTACGTCGACAAGAGCGGCGAGGAGATAGTCGAGGAACTGTACGCCTTCGAGGACAGGGGCGGCCGCGAGGTGTCGCTGACGCCCGAACTGACGCCGACGGTCGCGCGGATGGTCGTCGCCAAACAGCAGGAGCTGTCGAAGCCGATCAAGTGGTACTCGACGCGGCCGTTCTGGCGCTTCGAACAGGTCCAGCAGGGGCGATTCAGGGAGTTCTACCAGACGAACGTCGACATCTTCGGCTCCTCGGAACCCGAGGCCGACGCGGAGATCCTCGCGTTCGCGGCCGACGCGCTCACCGGTCTGGGGCTCACGGGCGAGGACTTCGAGTTCCGCGTCTCCCACCGCGACATCCTCGGCGGCCTGCTCCGCGCGTTCGACGCCGACGTCGACGCCCGCGAGGCGATCCGCGCGGTGGACAAACGCGCGAAGGTGGAAAAGACGGAGTACCTCGGACTGCTCTCCGACGCCGGCCTCTCCTACGAGCAGGCCGAGGCGTTCGACGACCTCGTGACGGCGGGCGACCTCGACGAGATCGCCGAGTTCGGCGGCGACGACGTCGCGAGCGCGGTCGAGAACCTCCGCGAGGTGCTCGCGGCCGCCGAGGACTTCGGCGCGCGGGAGTTCTGCGAGGTGTCGCTGACGACCGCCCGGGGGCTGGACTACTATACGGGAGTCGTCTTCGAGTGCTTCGATTCGACTGGCGAGATCTCCCGCTCGGTGTTCGGCGGCGGCCGCTACGACGACCTCATCGAGAGCTTCGGCGGGCAGCCCACCCCCGCGGTCGGCGTCGCGCCCGGCCTCGCGCCGCTCTCGCTGCTCTGTCAGCGCGCCGGCGTCTGGGCCGAGGAGGCGCTCACGACCGACTACTACGTCCTGACCGTCGGCGACACTCGCGACGTCGCCGCCCGGATCGCCCGCGACCTCCGCGCCGCGGGGAACGTCGTCGAGGCCGACGTCTCCGACCGGAGCTTCGGCGCGCAGATGGGCTACGCCGACAGCGTCAACGCGGAGACGGTCGTCATCGTCGGCGAGCAGGACCTCGCGAACGGCGAGGTGACCGTGAAGGACATGGGCTCCGGCGAGCAGACGACCGTTCCCGTCGAGGAGTTCCCCGGCGAGCGCGCGTCGCCGACGCTCGAGGACCTCGACTGA